From Apis mellifera strain DH4 linkage group LG5, Amel_HAv3.1, whole genome shotgun sequence, the proteins below share one genomic window:
- the LOC409206 gene encoding tripartite motif-containing protein 2 isoform X4, producing MSCCPFMTRLGERMVSMSSMLVETVSINYEDFNESFLTCGTCLCVYDGGEHTPKLLPCSHTVCLHCLTRIAASQTRETGAFRCPICRELITIPRGGVPALPPSFLVNQLLDLMSRQRREVIPKCSVHINQELLFCETCDTVFCTVCTGGNHAGTSPGCTEHTIIPFSIAIKRMSEILLYKANECISKLTQAQDSVSTELQRLEASTEKCLNAVDTEFAEIISKIERRRSELQAAVTAAARDKKHVLEEQHALIEAEKNKVQGECEGLQYQVEVRNITQRIGSLSDQLDAASALSEPKENAFITFEFNHNNALSQLEEALNNLGRVRSSTTLPGLCRARLKDPAIVKLQAAVIVETVDYHGHPRNVGGDLITAELTLADSIHSENQSSSIETEILDLENGTYEVLFRPPSASRYILKLSVFERPIKDYPLFFDATEHNEPIKIYGRRGNGKDEFHQPVAVAVDDDGMIYILDTGNSRIKVLNYDLEFQRHITNEGLEGRSCTGIGISQQGIVVVNWRTRKITEMSSLGDTIKSFSHNAFQEPIDVAVDRSYGHILVADNGQSCVFVFDSDGKILFQVGKRSTFKLITSVTVGPNGEIIVADSRIQVFSAKGDFSEEIYSEGKGKGTYGGLAVDAEGRILGTRTDKGRSIIQVLKLGGGNILTEIDSHSSKLRRPSGIAVLPDNHLVVVDLGNDCIKKYRYW from the exons ATGAGCTGCTGTCCATTCAT gacACGGCTAGGGGAGAGGATGGTTAGTATGAGCTCTATGCTCGTGGAAACTGTTAGCATAAACTATgaagattttaatgaaagttttttaacATGTGGTACATGTCTTTGTGTTTATGATGGTGGAGAACATACCCCAAAATTATTACCATGTTCACAtact GTATGTTTACATTGTTTAACAAGAATTGCTGCATCTCAAACTCGTGAGACTGGTGCTTTTCGATGTCCTATTTGTagagaattaataacaattcctCGTGGTGGAGTTCCTGCTTTACCACCTAGTTTTCTTGTAAATCAATTGCTTGATCTTATGTCTAGACAAAGAAGAGag gtTATTCCAAAATGTTCAGTTCATATAaatcaagaattattattttgtgaaaCATGTGATACAGTGTTTTGTACAGTATGTACAGGTGGTAATCATGCAGGAACATCACCAGGATGTACTGAGCATACTATCATACCTTTTAGCATTGCAATAAAAAGAATGTCTGAAATCTTGCTTTATAAAGCTAATGAATGTATATCTaag ttaaCACAAGCCCAGGATTCTGTAAGTACAGAATTACAACGTTTGGAAGCTTCAAcagaaaaatgtttgaatgCTGTAGATACTGAATTTgcagaaattatttcaaaaatagaaagaagacGTTCAGAATTACAAGCAGCTGTTACTGCTGCTGCAAGAGATAAGAAACATGTGTTAGAAGAACAACATGCTCTAATAGaagctgaaaaaaataaagtacaaGGAGAATGTGAAGGATTACAATATCAG gtTGAAGTTCGAAATATTACACAAAGAATTGGTAGTTTATCTGATCAACTTGATGCGGCATCAGCACTTAGTGAACCTAAAGAAAATGCTTTTATtacttttgaatttaatcACAATAATGCTCTTTCTCAACTAGAGGAAGCTCTTAATAACTTGGGAAGAGTACGTTCTAGTACAACATTGCCAG gtTTATGCAGAGCCCGGTTAAAAGATCCTGCCATAGTTAAATTACAAGCAGCTGTTATAGTAGAAACTGTTGATTACCATGGACATCCTAGAAATGTTGGAGGAGATCTTATCACTGCAGAATTAACTTTAGCAGATAGTATTCATTCAGAAAACCAAAGTTCCAGTATTGAAActgaaatattagatttagaaaATGGTACATATGAAGTACTATTTCGACCTCCATCTGCAAgtcgttatattttaaagttatcaGTTTTTGAACGGCCTATTAAAGattatcctttattttttgatgCAACTGAACATAATGAACCTATTAAGATATATGGAAGACGAGGAAACGGAAAAGATGAATTTCATCAACCAGTAGCAGTTGCTGTTGATGATGATggcatgatatatattttagatactGGGAACTCACGAATAAAA gtACTCAATTATGATTTAGAATTTCAAAGGCATATAACTAATGAAGGTCTAGAAGGACGTAGTTGTACAGGAATTGGTATTTCTCAACAAGGTATTGTTGTTGTTAATTGGAGGACACGTAAAATAACTGAAATGAGTTCTTTAGGAGAtactattaaatctttttcccATAATGCATTTCAA gaaCCAATTGATGTTGCAGTTGACAGGAGTTATGGCCATATACTTGTTGCAGATAATGGTCAAAGTTGTGTTTTTGTATTTGATTCCGATGGCAAAATTCTCTTTCAG gTTGGAAAAAGAAgcacatttaaattaattacgtcTGTGACTGTTGGACCCAATGGCGAAATAATAGTGGCTGATAGTCGTATACAAGTATTTTCTGCTAAAGGAGATTTTtctgaagaaatttattcagaaGGCAAAG gaAAAGGTACTTATGGAGGCCTTGCTGTTGATGCAGAAGGCAGAATACTTGGTACTCGTACCGATAAAGGTCGCAGTATAATCCAAGTTTTAAAGTTAGGAGGAGGTAATATTTTAACTGAAATTGATTCACATAGTTCAAAACTACGACGTCCTTCAGGTATTGCAGTATTACCTGATAATCATTTAGTAGTTGTAGACTTGGGAAacgattgtataaaaaaatatagatattggtAA
- the LOC409206 gene encoding tripartite motif-containing protein 2 isoform X2 produces the protein MRFVVVRVCICLEKCDRRATNFDSVFAIISRGTRLGERMVSMSSMLVETVSINYEDFNESFLTCGTCLCVYDGGEHTPKLLPCSHTVCLHCLTRIAASQTRETGAFRCPICRELITIPRGGVPALPPSFLVNQLLDLMSRQRREVIPKCSVHINQELLFCETCDTVFCTVCTGGNHAGTSPGCTEHTIIPFSIAIKRMSEILLYKANECISKLTQAQDSVSTELQRLEASTEKCLNAVDTEFAEIISKIERRRSELQAAVTAAARDKKHVLEEQHALIEAEKNKVQGECEGLQYQVEVRNITQRIGSLSDQLDAASALSEPKENAFITFEFNHNNALSQLEEALNNLGRVRSSTTLPGLCRARLKDPAIVKLQAAVIVETVDYHGHPRNVGGDLITAELTLADSIHSENQSSSIETEILDLENGTYEVLFRPPSASRYILKLSVFERPIKDYPLFFDATEHNEPIKIYGRRGNGKDEFHQPVAVAVDDDGMIYILDTGNSRIKVLNYDLEFQRHITNEGLEGRSCTGIGISQQGIVVVNWRTRKITEMSSLGDTIKSFSHNAFQEPIDVAVDRSYGHILVADNGQSCVFVFDSDGKILFQVGKRSTFKLITSVTVGPNGEIIVADSRIQVFSAKGDFSEEIYSEGKGKGTYGGLAVDAEGRILGTRTDKGRSIIQVLKLGGGNILTEIDSHSSKLRRPSGIAVLPDNHLVVVDLGNDCIKKYRYW, from the exons ATGCGGTTCGTTGTTGTCCGTGTCTGTATTTGTTTGGAAAAATGCGACAGAAGAGCAACGAATTTCGACAGTGTTTTTGCTATCATCTCAAGGGG gacACGGCTAGGGGAGAGGATGGTTAGTATGAGCTCTATGCTCGTGGAAACTGTTAGCATAAACTATgaagattttaatgaaagttttttaacATGTGGTACATGTCTTTGTGTTTATGATGGTGGAGAACATACCCCAAAATTATTACCATGTTCACAtact GTATGTTTACATTGTTTAACAAGAATTGCTGCATCTCAAACTCGTGAGACTGGTGCTTTTCGATGTCCTATTTGTagagaattaataacaattcctCGTGGTGGAGTTCCTGCTTTACCACCTAGTTTTCTTGTAAATCAATTGCTTGATCTTATGTCTAGACAAAGAAGAGag gtTATTCCAAAATGTTCAGTTCATATAaatcaagaattattattttgtgaaaCATGTGATACAGTGTTTTGTACAGTATGTACAGGTGGTAATCATGCAGGAACATCACCAGGATGTACTGAGCATACTATCATACCTTTTAGCATTGCAATAAAAAGAATGTCTGAAATCTTGCTTTATAAAGCTAATGAATGTATATCTaag ttaaCACAAGCCCAGGATTCTGTAAGTACAGAATTACAACGTTTGGAAGCTTCAAcagaaaaatgtttgaatgCTGTAGATACTGAATTTgcagaaattatttcaaaaatagaaagaagacGTTCAGAATTACAAGCAGCTGTTACTGCTGCTGCAAGAGATAAGAAACATGTGTTAGAAGAACAACATGCTCTAATAGaagctgaaaaaaataaagtacaaGGAGAATGTGAAGGATTACAATATCAG gtTGAAGTTCGAAATATTACACAAAGAATTGGTAGTTTATCTGATCAACTTGATGCGGCATCAGCACTTAGTGAACCTAAAGAAAATGCTTTTATtacttttgaatttaatcACAATAATGCTCTTTCTCAACTAGAGGAAGCTCTTAATAACTTGGGAAGAGTACGTTCTAGTACAACATTGCCAG gtTTATGCAGAGCCCGGTTAAAAGATCCTGCCATAGTTAAATTACAAGCAGCTGTTATAGTAGAAACTGTTGATTACCATGGACATCCTAGAAATGTTGGAGGAGATCTTATCACTGCAGAATTAACTTTAGCAGATAGTATTCATTCAGAAAACCAAAGTTCCAGTATTGAAActgaaatattagatttagaaaATGGTACATATGAAGTACTATTTCGACCTCCATCTGCAAgtcgttatattttaaagttatcaGTTTTTGAACGGCCTATTAAAGattatcctttattttttgatgCAACTGAACATAATGAACCTATTAAGATATATGGAAGACGAGGAAACGGAAAAGATGAATTTCATCAACCAGTAGCAGTTGCTGTTGATGATGATggcatgatatatattttagatactGGGAACTCACGAATAAAA gtACTCAATTATGATTTAGAATTTCAAAGGCATATAACTAATGAAGGTCTAGAAGGACGTAGTTGTACAGGAATTGGTATTTCTCAACAAGGTATTGTTGTTGTTAATTGGAGGACACGTAAAATAACTGAAATGAGTTCTTTAGGAGAtactattaaatctttttcccATAATGCATTTCAA gaaCCAATTGATGTTGCAGTTGACAGGAGTTATGGCCATATACTTGTTGCAGATAATGGTCAAAGTTGTGTTTTTGTATTTGATTCCGATGGCAAAATTCTCTTTCAG gTTGGAAAAAGAAgcacatttaaattaattacgtcTGTGACTGTTGGACCCAATGGCGAAATAATAGTGGCTGATAGTCGTATACAAGTATTTTCTGCTAAAGGAGATTTTtctgaagaaatttattcagaaGGCAAAG gaAAAGGTACTTATGGAGGCCTTGCTGTTGATGCAGAAGGCAGAATACTTGGTACTCGTACCGATAAAGGTCGCAGTATAATCCAAGTTTTAAAGTTAGGAGGAGGTAATATTTTAACTGAAATTGATTCACATAGTTCAAAACTACGACGTCCTTCAGGTATTGCAGTATTACCTGATAATCATTTAGTAGTTGTAGACTTGGGAAacgattgtataaaaaaatatagatattggtAA
- the LOC409206 gene encoding tripartite motif-containing protein 2 isoform X5, translating to MFLFFNIFIFIFIFEASATDINEIPKIVGGSVAKDGQYPYQASLRYRNRHFCGGSVLNERWILTAAHCLSSFNDTAITVVLGTNTLDKGGDDYQSEKIIGHPRYSSILIRNDIGLIKLNKNIVFGDKVKPIQLPSENFNKIDYPAVLSGWGTTSYPGQVPNELYYIQLNVIDQKQCLNVSFRVTNDNICTLNKRGEGACHGDSGGPLVADNVQIGVVSWGTPCARGQPDVFTRVYSYIDWINIFYRTRLGERMVSMSSMLVETVSINYEDFNESFLTCGTCLCVYDGGEHTPKLLPCSHTVCLHCLTRIAASQTRETGAFRCPICRELITIPRGGVPALPPSFLVNQLLDLMSRQRREVIPKCSVHINQELLFCETCDTVFCTVCTGGNHAGTSPGCTEHTIIPFSIAIKRMSEILLYKANECISKLTQAQDSVSTELQRLEASTEKCLNAVDTEFAEIISKIERRRSELQAAVTAAARDKKHVLEEQHALIEAEKNKVQGECEGLQYQVEVRNITQRIGSLSDQLDAASALSEPKENAFITFEFNHNNALSQLEEALNNLGRVRSSTTLPGLCRARLKDPAIVKLQAAVIVETVDYHGHPRNVGGDLITAELTLADSIHSENQSSSIETEILDLENGTYEVLFRPPSASRYILKLSVFERPIKDYPLFFDATEHNEPIKIYGRRGNGKDEFHQPVAVAVDDDGMIYILDTGNSRIKVLNYDLEFQRHITNEGLEGRSCTGIGISQQGIVVVNWRTRKITEMSSLGDTIKSFSHNAFQEPIDVAVDRSYGHILVADNGQSCVFVFDSDGKILFQVGKRSTFKLITSVTVGPNGEIIVADSRIQVFSAKGDFSEEIYSEGKGKGTYGGLAVDAEGRILGTRTDKGRSIIQVLKLGGGNILTEIDSHSSKLRRPSGIAVLPDNHLVVVDLGNDCIKKYRYW from the exons atgtttttattttttaatatttttatttttatttttatttttgaagcatcag ctACAGACATAAACGAAATTCCAAAAATCGTCGGTGGTTCTGTAGCAAAGGATGGGCAATATCCCTATCAAGCCTCACTTCGTTATAGAAATCGTCATTTTTGTGGAGGATCAGTATTAAATGAAAGATGGATACTGACAGCTGCTCACTGCTTATCAAG ttttaatgaTACAGCAATAACCGTCGTATTGGGTACTAATACTTTAGACAAAGGCGGTGATGATTATCaatctgaaaaaataattggccATCCAAGATACAGTTCTATATTGATCAGAAACGATATTGGATTGATCAAGTTGAATAAGAATATCGTTTTCGGTGATAAAGTGAAGCCTATTCAATTACCcagtgaaaatttcaataaaatagattatccTGCTGTATTATCTGGTTGGGGAACCACTAGC TATCCTGGACAAGTGCCAAATGAATTATACTACATTCAATTGAATGTGATCGATCAAAAACAATGTTTAAATGTCAGCTTCCGTGTCACCAATGACAATATCTGCACACTTAACAAGAGGGGTGAAGGTGCTTGTCAC GGTGATTCTGGTGGACCTTTAGTTGCCGATAATGTACAAATCGGAGTAGTATCCTGGGGAACACCGTGTGCAAGAGGTCAACCGGATGTCTTCACTCGCGTCTACAGTTATATTGATTGGATCAA tatattttataggacACGGCTAGGGGAGAGGATGGTTAGTATGAGCTCTATGCTCGTGGAAACTGTTAGCATAAACTATgaagattttaatgaaagttttttaacATGTGGTACATGTCTTTGTGTTTATGATGGTGGAGAACATACCCCAAAATTATTACCATGTTCACAtact GTATGTTTACATTGTTTAACAAGAATTGCTGCATCTCAAACTCGTGAGACTGGTGCTTTTCGATGTCCTATTTGTagagaattaataacaattcctCGTGGTGGAGTTCCTGCTTTACCACCTAGTTTTCTTGTAAATCAATTGCTTGATCTTATGTCTAGACAAAGAAGAGag gtTATTCCAAAATGTTCAGTTCATATAaatcaagaattattattttgtgaaaCATGTGATACAGTGTTTTGTACAGTATGTACAGGTGGTAATCATGCAGGAACATCACCAGGATGTACTGAGCATACTATCATACCTTTTAGCATTGCAATAAAAAGAATGTCTGAAATCTTGCTTTATAAAGCTAATGAATGTATATCTaag ttaaCACAAGCCCAGGATTCTGTAAGTACAGAATTACAACGTTTGGAAGCTTCAAcagaaaaatgtttgaatgCTGTAGATACTGAATTTgcagaaattatttcaaaaatagaaagaagacGTTCAGAATTACAAGCAGCTGTTACTGCTGCTGCAAGAGATAAGAAACATGTGTTAGAAGAACAACATGCTCTAATAGaagctgaaaaaaataaagtacaaGGAGAATGTGAAGGATTACAATATCAG gtTGAAGTTCGAAATATTACACAAAGAATTGGTAGTTTATCTGATCAACTTGATGCGGCATCAGCACTTAGTGAACCTAAAGAAAATGCTTTTATtacttttgaatttaatcACAATAATGCTCTTTCTCAACTAGAGGAAGCTCTTAATAACTTGGGAAGAGTACGTTCTAGTACAACATTGCCAG gtTTATGCAGAGCCCGGTTAAAAGATCCTGCCATAGTTAAATTACAAGCAGCTGTTATAGTAGAAACTGTTGATTACCATGGACATCCTAGAAATGTTGGAGGAGATCTTATCACTGCAGAATTAACTTTAGCAGATAGTATTCATTCAGAAAACCAAAGTTCCAGTATTGAAActgaaatattagatttagaaaATGGTACATATGAAGTACTATTTCGACCTCCATCTGCAAgtcgttatattttaaagttatcaGTTTTTGAACGGCCTATTAAAGattatcctttattttttgatgCAACTGAACATAATGAACCTATTAAGATATATGGAAGACGAGGAAACGGAAAAGATGAATTTCATCAACCAGTAGCAGTTGCTGTTGATGATGATggcatgatatatattttagatactGGGAACTCACGAATAAAA gtACTCAATTATGATTTAGAATTTCAAAGGCATATAACTAATGAAGGTCTAGAAGGACGTAGTTGTACAGGAATTGGTATTTCTCAACAAGGTATTGTTGTTGTTAATTGGAGGACACGTAAAATAACTGAAATGAGTTCTTTAGGAGAtactattaaatctttttcccATAATGCATTTCAA gaaCCAATTGATGTTGCAGTTGACAGGAGTTATGGCCATATACTTGTTGCAGATAATGGTCAAAGTTGTGTTTTTGTATTTGATTCCGATGGCAAAATTCTCTTTCAG gTTGGAAAAAGAAgcacatttaaattaattacgtcTGTGACTGTTGGACCCAATGGCGAAATAATAGTGGCTGATAGTCGTATACAAGTATTTTCTGCTAAAGGAGATTTTtctgaagaaatttattcagaaGGCAAAG gaAAAGGTACTTATGGAGGCCTTGCTGTTGATGCAGAAGGCAGAATACTTGGTACTCGTACCGATAAAGGTCGCAGTATAATCCAAGTTTTAAAGTTAGGAGGAGGTAATATTTTAACTGAAATTGATTCACATAGTTCAAAACTACGACGTCCTTCAGGTATTGCAGTATTACCTGATAATCATTTAGTAGTTGTAGACTTGGGAAacgattgtataaaaaaatatagatattggtAA
- the LOC409206 gene encoding tripartite motif-containing protein 2 isoform X1, giving the protein MQARTCAAVKRESLRSAADAVRCCPCLYLFGKMRQKSNEFRQCFCYHLKGVGTTRLGERMVSMSSMLVETVSINYEDFNESFLTCGTCLCVYDGGEHTPKLLPCSHTVCLHCLTRIAASQTRETGAFRCPICRELITIPRGGVPALPPSFLVNQLLDLMSRQRREVIPKCSVHINQELLFCETCDTVFCTVCTGGNHAGTSPGCTEHTIIPFSIAIKRMSEILLYKANECISKLTQAQDSVSTELQRLEASTEKCLNAVDTEFAEIISKIERRRSELQAAVTAAARDKKHVLEEQHALIEAEKNKVQGECEGLQYQVEVRNITQRIGSLSDQLDAASALSEPKENAFITFEFNHNNALSQLEEALNNLGRVRSSTTLPGLCRARLKDPAIVKLQAAVIVETVDYHGHPRNVGGDLITAELTLADSIHSENQSSSIETEILDLENGTYEVLFRPPSASRYILKLSVFERPIKDYPLFFDATEHNEPIKIYGRRGNGKDEFHQPVAVAVDDDGMIYILDTGNSRIKVLNYDLEFQRHITNEGLEGRSCTGIGISQQGIVVVNWRTRKITEMSSLGDTIKSFSHNAFQEPIDVAVDRSYGHILVADNGQSCVFVFDSDGKILFQVGKRSTFKLITSVTVGPNGEIIVADSRIQVFSAKGDFSEEIYSEGKGKGTYGGLAVDAEGRILGTRTDKGRSIIQVLKLGGGNILTEIDSHSSKLRRPSGIAVLPDNHLVVVDLGNDCIKKYRYW; this is encoded by the exons ATGCAGGCGAGAACGTGCGCAGCTGTAAAACGTGAGTCGCTGCGCTCCGCAGCTGATGCGGTTCGTTGTTGTCCGTGTCTGTATTTGTTTGGAAAAATGCGACAGAAGAGCAACGAATTTCGACAGTGTTTTTGCTATCATCTCAAGGGGGTAGGCAC gacACGGCTAGGGGAGAGGATGGTTAGTATGAGCTCTATGCTCGTGGAAACTGTTAGCATAAACTATgaagattttaatgaaagttttttaacATGTGGTACATGTCTTTGTGTTTATGATGGTGGAGAACATACCCCAAAATTATTACCATGTTCACAtact GTATGTTTACATTGTTTAACAAGAATTGCTGCATCTCAAACTCGTGAGACTGGTGCTTTTCGATGTCCTATTTGTagagaattaataacaattcctCGTGGTGGAGTTCCTGCTTTACCACCTAGTTTTCTTGTAAATCAATTGCTTGATCTTATGTCTAGACAAAGAAGAGag gtTATTCCAAAATGTTCAGTTCATATAaatcaagaattattattttgtgaaaCATGTGATACAGTGTTTTGTACAGTATGTACAGGTGGTAATCATGCAGGAACATCACCAGGATGTACTGAGCATACTATCATACCTTTTAGCATTGCAATAAAAAGAATGTCTGAAATCTTGCTTTATAAAGCTAATGAATGTATATCTaag ttaaCACAAGCCCAGGATTCTGTAAGTACAGAATTACAACGTTTGGAAGCTTCAAcagaaaaatgtttgaatgCTGTAGATACTGAATTTgcagaaattatttcaaaaatagaaagaagacGTTCAGAATTACAAGCAGCTGTTACTGCTGCTGCAAGAGATAAGAAACATGTGTTAGAAGAACAACATGCTCTAATAGaagctgaaaaaaataaagtacaaGGAGAATGTGAAGGATTACAATATCAG gtTGAAGTTCGAAATATTACACAAAGAATTGGTAGTTTATCTGATCAACTTGATGCGGCATCAGCACTTAGTGAACCTAAAGAAAATGCTTTTATtacttttgaatttaatcACAATAATGCTCTTTCTCAACTAGAGGAAGCTCTTAATAACTTGGGAAGAGTACGTTCTAGTACAACATTGCCAG gtTTATGCAGAGCCCGGTTAAAAGATCCTGCCATAGTTAAATTACAAGCAGCTGTTATAGTAGAAACTGTTGATTACCATGGACATCCTAGAAATGTTGGAGGAGATCTTATCACTGCAGAATTAACTTTAGCAGATAGTATTCATTCAGAAAACCAAAGTTCCAGTATTGAAActgaaatattagatttagaaaATGGTACATATGAAGTACTATTTCGACCTCCATCTGCAAgtcgttatattttaaagttatcaGTTTTTGAACGGCCTATTAAAGattatcctttattttttgatgCAACTGAACATAATGAACCTATTAAGATATATGGAAGACGAGGAAACGGAAAAGATGAATTTCATCAACCAGTAGCAGTTGCTGTTGATGATGATggcatgatatatattttagatactGGGAACTCACGAATAAAA gtACTCAATTATGATTTAGAATTTCAAAGGCATATAACTAATGAAGGTCTAGAAGGACGTAGTTGTACAGGAATTGGTATTTCTCAACAAGGTATTGTTGTTGTTAATTGGAGGACACGTAAAATAACTGAAATGAGTTCTTTAGGAGAtactattaaatctttttcccATAATGCATTTCAA gaaCCAATTGATGTTGCAGTTGACAGGAGTTATGGCCATATACTTGTTGCAGATAATGGTCAAAGTTGTGTTTTTGTATTTGATTCCGATGGCAAAATTCTCTTTCAG gTTGGAAAAAGAAgcacatttaaattaattacgtcTGTGACTGTTGGACCCAATGGCGAAATAATAGTGGCTGATAGTCGTATACAAGTATTTTCTGCTAAAGGAGATTTTtctgaagaaatttattcagaaGGCAAAG gaAAAGGTACTTATGGAGGCCTTGCTGTTGATGCAGAAGGCAGAATACTTGGTACTCGTACCGATAAAGGTCGCAGTATAATCCAAGTTTTAAAGTTAGGAGGAGGTAATATTTTAACTGAAATTGATTCACATAGTTCAAAACTACGACGTCCTTCAGGTATTGCAGTATTACCTGATAATCATTTAGTAGTTGTAGACTTGGGAAacgattgtataaaaaaatatagatattggtAA